In Geoalkalibacter sp., the DNA window GCTAGCTTCTGCACCCAGGGCAGGTCGACCAAGCTGGCGACGGTCGCCGGGAACATGATAATGGAACTGGCGAAGATCGGCGGAATGACCCCGCTCATGTTCACCTTGAGAGGCAGATGACTGGTTTGCCCGCCGTAGTTGCGCATGCCGACCACGCGGCGCGCATAATGAATGGGCACCCTGCGCTGGCCGCGCTCCATGAAGACGATGGCCCAAATAACCGCCACCATGACCAGTCCGATAAAAATCATCGCCATGGGCGAGAGAGCGCCGGTGCGCAACAATCGCAGCGTATTAACCAAGGCGGAAGGTATGGTCGCCACGATACCGGCAAAAATGATCAACGATATGCCGTTGCCAATACCGCGCTCGGTGATCTGCTCACCGAGCCACATGATAAATGCGGTTCCTGCCGTCAAGGTCAGCACGGTCATGAGGATGAAGCCAATGCCGGGTTGCGACACGACCAACTCCCCGGCCGGACCACGCATGGTTTGCAAGCCGACGGCGATGCCGGCGCCCTGAATGATGGAGAGAACAATCGTGCCGTATCTGGTGTACTGAGTGATCTTTTTCTGCCCCTGCTCGCCTTCCTTGGAAAGTTTTTCGATAGGCTCGAACACCACTTTGAGCAACTGCAAGATAATCGAGGCACTGATATAAGGCATGATGCCCAGGGCGAAAACAGTCATGCGCTCCAGGGCCCCTCCGGTAAAGGCACTGACGAGACCAAGCAACGTTCCTTCGGTTCCCTCGAAGAAACCAGCCAGCACCTGACTGTCGATCCCGGGAATAGGAATATGACATCCGACCCGATAAACCACCAGGACGCCGAGAGTGAAAAGGATTCGCCGTCTCAACTCCGGAATGCTGAAAATGTTTTGCAGGCTCGCGATCAAGTTAAATTACCTCGGCTTTACCGCCGGCGCCTTCGATTTTCGCCAGGGCCGACTTGCTGAATTTGTGAGCTTGAACCGTCAAGGCAACGCTCAGCTCGCCATCGCCGAGAACCTTGATGCCGTCGCCGATCTGCTTGATGAGCCCGGCCTGCATCAAGGCCTGCCCATCAACAACACTGCCTGCTGCAAAGATGTCCAGCTGACCAAGATTGACCAGAGAATAAATTTTCTTGTTCAGGGAAGTGAATCCCCGCTTGGGCAGACGCCGTTGAAGTGGCATCTGACCACCTTCAAAACCGGCCTTGACGCCACCGCCGGCCCGAGCCTTTTGCCCCTTATGCCCCTTGCCGGAAGTTTTACCCGTGCCGGAGCCATGGCCGCGGCCGATTCTCTTGCGGTTTTTCGTGGAGCCCAGAGCGGGCCGCAGATCACTCAGATTCATAGCCTGTTATCCTTAATTTATTCTTCCACCACAACCATGTGGGAGACTTTTCTAATCA includes these proteins:
- the secY gene encoding preprotein translocase subunit SecY produces the protein MIASLQNIFSIPELRRRILFTLGVLVVYRVGCHIPIPGIDSQVLAGFFEGTEGTLLGLVSAFTGGALERMTVFALGIMPYISASIILQLLKVVFEPIEKLSKEGEQGQKKITQYTRYGTIVLSIIQGAGIAVGLQTMRGPAGELVVSQPGIGFILMTVLTLTAGTAFIMWLGEQITERGIGNGISLIIFAGIVATIPSALVNTLRLLRTGALSPMAMIFIGLVMVAVIWAIVFMERGQRRVPIHYARRVVGMRNYGGQTSHLPLKVNMSGVIPPIFASSIIMFPATVASLVDLPWVQKLASVMSPDHVVYNLFYVAFIIFFCYFYTAVTFNPVDVADNVRKQGGYVPGIRPGKETADFLDTVLSRLTFAGAMYISAVCVLPTVLIGQFNVPFFFGGTSLLIVVAVGLDTAAQIEAHLVSRSYEGFMKGVTLKGRRG
- the rplO gene encoding 50S ribosomal protein L15 produces the protein MNLSDLRPALGSTKNRKRIGRGHGSGTGKTSGKGHKGQKARAGGGVKAGFEGGQMPLQRRLPKRGFTSLNKKIYSLVNLGQLDIFAAGSVVDGQALMQAGLIKQIGDGIKVLGDGELSVALTVQAHKFSKSALAKIEGAGGKAEVI